In Paenacidovorax monticola, the genomic window CCTGCGGCGATCCCTACTTCCTCGGCAAGGCCGAACGCGTGGCCCTCACCAGCGGCGCCTCCTGGCATGAGAAGCAGCGTGGCACCAACGCCATCGGCACCGCGCTCGCGGAGATGGCACCCGTCGAGGTCCAGGGCGCCGAGCATTTCCTGGAGCGCAACGGCTTCCTCACCTGCTCGGCCGCGCCCATCCTGTCCGGCACCGGCCAGCTCCTGGGCATCCTCGACATCTCCAGCGAGCACAGCCGGGGCAACCCGCACACGCTGGGCCTGGTCAGCACCGCGGCGCAGATGATCGAGAATCGCCTGCTCACCTCCGGCGGCCAGCGCCACATGCGCCTGCACCTGCATGCGCACCCCGAAGGCATCGGCACCGTGGCCGAGGGCATCCTCCTGCTGTCCGGGGATGGCTGGGTGGTGGGCGGCAACCGCGCCGCGCTCGCGCTGCTGCGCCTGTCCGTGGCGCAACTGGGTAGCGTGCCGCTGGAGCAGGTTCTGGACATGCGCCTGGAGGAACTGCTGTCGCGGCACCACCGCAGGCCCGACGCCCCCCAGGCCCTGCGGCGGCACGACGGCGCTGCGCTCTTCGGCCTGCTCGTTCCGGACCGGCGCACCGTACGCCCCCCGGCCGCCACGCCGCCAGCGGCCGCCGCGCCACACGATGCGCTGGCCCGGCTGGACACGGGCGACGCGCGCTGGCGCACGGCGGCGGCCAAGGCCCGGCGCGTGCTGGACAAACCCATCCCGCTGCTCATTCAGGGAGAGTCCGGGGTGGGCAAGGAATGGTTCGCGCGCGCGGCCCACGACAGCGGCCCGCGCCAGGACGGTCCCTTCGTGGCCATCAATTGCGCCGCCATGCCCGAGCCGCTGATCGAATCCGAGCTGTTCGGCTACCGGCCCGGTGCCTTTACGGGCGGACGCCGCGAAGGCCGCCCGGGCCTGCTGCGCGAAGCCCATGGCGGCACCCTGTTCCTCGACGAGATCGGCGACATGCCCCTGGCGCTGCAGACGCGGCTGCTGCGGGTGCTGCAGGAAAGGCAGGTCGTCCCGCTGGGCGGCGGGCAGCCCATCGCCGTGGACTTCGCGCTGGTGTGCGCCTCCAACCGCGCGCTGCGCGAAGACGCCGACCAGGGCCGCTTCCGCGCCGACCTGTATTACCGCATCAACGGCCTCACGGTCGAACTGCCGCCGCTGCGCGAGCGCACGGACTTCGAGGAACTCAGCGCCCGGCTGCTGGCGCAGATCGAGCCCGCCCGCCCCTTGCGCCTGGCGCCCGCCCTGCTCGCAGCCCTGGCGGCCCACCGATGGCCCGGCAACCTGCGGCAATGCGCCAGCGTGCTGCGCACGGCATGCGCCATGCTCGACGCGGCGGAAGACACCCTCGAATGGCACCACCTGCCCGACGATTTTCAGGCGGAGCTCCAAAAGGCCAGCCGCCGGCCTCCACCGGCGCAAACCGGGCGCCCCCCGCAAAACCTCGAAGAACTCTCCCGCTCGGCCGTGCGGCAGGCCCTGGAAAACTGCCGGGGCAATATCAGCCAGGCCGCGCGCATGCTCGGCATCAGCCGCCAGACGCTGTACCGCAAAATGGCCCAGGATAAAACCGGCCCGTACTGAGGGCGAGAATGGCGCGGCGCCCGGCAAAGCATAAGCGCCGCCGCCCAGGCTCCCGGGGCATTGAACAGCGGGAATTTGCGTCGAAGAATCCCGCCATGGCGTAACTCGTATGCAAATTACTTCATACTTACGCCCGCAATCACCCCAGGGACCCACCATGAATTCGTACAAGGAATTGCTCGCCCAGCGCGACGCACTCGAAAAACAGATCCACGCCGCCCGCGAAGCGGAATTGAAAGGCGCCATTGCCAAAGCCAGGGAACTGATCGCCCAATTCGGCCTGAACGAGGCCGACATTTTCGGCAAGGCCAAGGCCGCCGGTGAACGCAAGGCCGCCAGCCCCGTCGCCCCCAAATACCGCAATCCCGCCACCGGCGCCACCTGGACGGGACGCGGCAAGCCCCCGCTGTGGATTGCCGGCCAGGACCGCGCGCAGTTTCAGATCTGAAACCCGAATATCCACACATGCCCAGGCACGGTGAAGCGTTGACCGAATCGGCCGCCCCATAAGCCACCAACGCATTCACCGGGCTGGCCCCGCCAGCCCCTTTCGTTTCTCTCCCTCCCCCTCTCTGCGCCAGCAGCCCGACGCCATCGGCGCCATGGACTGCGCACCAGCGCCGCCGCGCCCATCCATGGGCCACAGGCCAGGCCCACCCGGCTGTGCCTCACCCCACGGCAACCGTCAACTATCGTCAAATCCTCACGCCGCCCATAGGCGAATCCCGGCGCTTGGGGTACCTTTGAATGGCGAACAGTGAGTACTCCAATCCCCCTCTTGAGCCCGCCACGCGCGGGCGTTTTTTTCTGAAACGCGGCACATCCCCGAACGCAAGCCCATGACCCTCGACCAGATCGCCATCGCCGCGCTCGGCGCGGTCGCCGTGTGGCTGTCCCAGGCTCGCTCCGAGGCGGCGCGCCGCTGGGCCTGCATCACGGGCCTGTGCAGCCAGCCCTTCCTGTTCTACGCCGTCTGGAACTTCGGCCTGCCGGAAGCCTTCGTCTTCAGTGCCCTCTACGCCGTGGCCTGGCTGCACGGCCTGTGGGTGTACTGGCTGCGCCCGCGCCCCGCCACGGGCGTGGCCACCATCCAGCTCCCGCCCGAGAGCCGCAACCCCCAGTGATCCTCACCCTGCGCATCCACCGGGCCGGGCCGGGCCACTACCGTGCCGCGGTCCTTGACGGCCCCGAGGAACTGGGCACGCTCCATGCCCCACCCTGGGCGCCGCCATCCAGCAATGCGCCCAGGACTGGATGCCCGGCCTCTCGGGCATGCATGTCTGGTACGAGCATGTCTGCGCCGGCACGCTCCCGCTGTCGAGCATGCGCACCGACCCGCATGCCATCGCCCAGCAATTGATGGTGCTGCACGGATCGCTGCGCTAAAAAACCGCAAGGCAAAGCCCTTGCCCATTACCGCCGACGAACGATCTTGCAATTCCAAGTGGTGATCGGCGTTACACCGCTGTAGACGCTGCCAGTGAATCTCTTTCCGCCAGCCCCAACGAAAATCACCGGATCCCCTCTGAAAGCGTTTCCATTCACGGCATGTTCCTGCAGGCCGTCGCTGTCGCAGGCATCTGATTAGGTCAGGTGCATTGGAAACCGCGCCGACCCCGCACCGAGCACAAAACCCGCGCTGCGCGACACGGCCTATCCCATCACGAGTCGGTGTGCCCTGGGCAGGGCAGCCCCTTCACGCTGGAACCCAATTCAATAATTGATCCACGCAGGCGCCCCGCCACAAGCATGCCGGGCCAATGCGGCCACCAGCGGCGGGCCTTCATCTCGCGTGCAGACAGAATATCCCAGCCCTCCAAGGCCATGGCATTCCATGGCCGCCTTGCCGTAGGAAAGGACACCCAACTCGGCCACAAAGCCTCCGCCCAGGGCCTGTTCGACCGGCGCCAGCCGTGGTGGCTCCATGCCCCGGGTCCCCTGTGCCCACCCCAGCCCGCCGGACGTTGCGCGGCGGCGACGCATGCACCGACTCCATGGTTTGCACCCTCACCACAATACTGTATATTTTTACAGTATTCAATTGGAGAGTCCCATGGATATTGCCGAGCCCCTGTTCACGGTCGCCCTGCGCGACTATCCCGAAGACCTGCCCGCCAAGGACCGCAGCGCGGCCGAGGCCCGCTATGCCAAGGAGCTGGAGCGGCAGTTCGGCTCGCCCGGGCAAGTGGCCGCGGCGCTGGACACCATGCACAGCCTGGAAGAGTCGCCACC contains:
- a CDS encoding sigma-54-dependent Fis family transcriptional regulator, which gives rise to MRPLSAPLALRQARQHLLEFGHCPSGLVDERLARSWQRSVDEGLRPTGRLGAPDNLEQHALWLLRGRHQELLAHSRPVMEYLFEQVRDSQSVVVLAGPCGTLVDTCGDPYFLGKAERVALTSGASWHEKQRGTNAIGTALAEMAPVEVQGAEHFLERNGFLTCSAAPILSGTGQLLGILDISSEHSRGNPHTLGLVSTAAQMIENRLLTSGGQRHMRLHLHAHPEGIGTVAEGILLLSGDGWVVGGNRAALALLRLSVAQLGSVPLEQVLDMRLEELLSRHHRRPDAPQALRRHDGAALFGLLVPDRRTVRPPAATPPAAAAPHDALARLDTGDARWRTAAAKARRVLDKPIPLLIQGESGVGKEWFARAAHDSGPRQDGPFVAINCAAMPEPLIESELFGYRPGAFTGGRREGRPGLLREAHGGTLFLDEIGDMPLALQTRLLRVLQERQVVPLGGGQPIAVDFALVCASNRALREDADQGRFRADLYYRINGLTVELPPLRERTDFEELSARLLAQIEPARPLRLAPALLAALAAHRWPGNLRQCASVLRTACAMLDAAEDTLEWHHLPDDFQAELQKASRRPPPAQTGRPPQNLEELSRSAVRQALENCRGNISQAARMLGISRQTLYRKMAQDKTGPY
- a CDS encoding H-NS histone family protein; protein product: MNSYKELLAQRDALEKQIHAAREAELKGAIAKARELIAQFGLNEADIFGKAKAAGERKAASPVAPKYRNPATGATWTGRGKPPLWIAGQDRAQFQI